One segment of Streptomyces sp. YIM 121038 DNA contains the following:
- a CDS encoding thiolase family protein, which translates to MRDAVIVEAVRTPVGKGKPGGSLHHIHPVQLLAHTLRSLVERSGIDAARIDDVIGGCVDQVAEQAMNTTRYAALAAGFPESVPATTVDRQCGSSQQAVHFAAQGVIAGAYDMAIACGVESMSRVPMWSNVPAGADPFGPGIAERYPEGLVPQGVSAELIAAKWSISREEMDVFATGSHQKAARAWAGGLFDAEVAPLDHVTRDESVRPTTTPEVLAGLKPAYEDPAFGERFPQIDWSVTAGNTSPLNDGASAVLITTSENAARLGLRPLARLHSFAVAGSDPLLMLTGILPATEQVLRRAGLTLDDIDLFEVNEAFASVVLAWLRETGVDERKVNAHGGAIALGHPLGASGTRIMTTLVHAMRVRGARYALQTMCEAGGLANATILEAM; encoded by the coding sequence ATGCGCGACGCCGTCATCGTCGAAGCGGTACGCACCCCGGTCGGCAAGGGGAAGCCGGGCGGCTCCCTCCACCACATCCACCCCGTCCAGCTCCTCGCGCACACCCTGCGCAGCCTGGTCGAGCGCAGCGGCATCGACGCGGCGCGGATAGACGACGTGATCGGCGGCTGCGTCGACCAGGTCGCCGAGCAGGCCATGAACACCACGCGGTACGCCGCCCTGGCCGCGGGCTTCCCGGAGTCCGTGCCCGCCACCACCGTCGACCGGCAGTGCGGCTCGTCCCAGCAGGCCGTGCACTTCGCCGCGCAGGGCGTCATCGCGGGCGCGTACGACATGGCGATCGCCTGCGGCGTGGAGTCGATGAGCCGCGTGCCGATGTGGTCGAACGTGCCCGCGGGCGCCGACCCCTTCGGCCCCGGCATCGCCGAGCGCTACCCCGAGGGGCTCGTCCCGCAGGGCGTCAGCGCCGAGCTCATCGCCGCCAAGTGGTCCATCAGCCGCGAGGAGATGGACGTCTTCGCCACCGGGTCGCACCAGAAGGCGGCCCGCGCCTGGGCGGGCGGCCTCTTCGACGCGGAGGTCGCGCCGCTCGACCACGTCACCCGCGACGAGTCCGTACGCCCCACCACCACGCCCGAGGTGCTCGCCGGGCTCAAGCCCGCGTACGAGGACCCTGCGTTCGGCGAGCGCTTCCCGCAGATCGACTGGTCGGTGACGGCGGGGAACACCAGCCCCCTCAACGACGGGGCGTCCGCCGTGCTCATCACCACCAGCGAGAACGCCGCCCGGCTCGGCCTGCGCCCGCTCGCCCGGCTGCACAGCTTCGCCGTCGCGGGCTCCGACCCGCTCCTGATGCTCACCGGCATCCTGCCCGCGACCGAACAGGTGCTGCGCCGGGCCGGTCTGACGCTCGACGACATCGACCTGTTCGAGGTCAACGAGGCGTTCGCGAGCGTCGTCCTGGCCTGGCTGCGGGAGACCGGAGTCGACGAGCGGAAGGTGAACGCGCACGGCGGCGCCATCGCCCTCGGCCACCCGTTGGGCGCGAGCGGGACGCGGATCATGACCACCCTCGTCCACGCCATGCGGGTCCGCGGGGCGCGCTACGCCCTGCAGACGATGTGCGAGGCCGGGGGACTCGCCAACGCGACCATCCTCGAGGCCATGTGA
- a CDS encoding DedA family protein: MHVQEWLENVPAVSVYALVGLVIGLESLGIPLPGEIVLVSAALLSSQHGDVNPVVLGACATAGAVIGDSIGYAIGRKGGRPLLGWLERKFPKHFSAANVGSAERSFQKWGMWAVFFGRFVALLRIFAGPLAGVLRMPYWKFFTANVLGGIVWAGGTTAVIYYIGVVAEDWLKRFSYVGLGIAVLIGIGSMLLVKRRAKKAAEEHAASEAAAA, from the coding sequence TTGCACGTCCAGGAGTGGCTGGAGAACGTACCCGCCGTCAGCGTCTACGCGCTCGTCGGCCTCGTCATCGGCCTGGAGTCACTGGGCATTCCGCTGCCAGGTGAGATCGTCCTCGTCTCCGCGGCGCTCCTGTCGTCGCAGCACGGCGACGTGAACCCGGTGGTGCTCGGCGCCTGCGCCACCGCCGGGGCCGTGATCGGCGACTCCATCGGATACGCCATCGGCCGCAAGGGCGGCAGACCGCTGCTCGGCTGGCTGGAACGGAAGTTCCCCAAGCACTTCAGCGCGGCGAACGTCGGCAGTGCCGAGCGTTCCTTCCAGAAGTGGGGCATGTGGGCGGTCTTCTTCGGCCGCTTCGTCGCGCTCCTGCGCATCTTCGCGGGCCCCCTCGCGGGCGTCCTGCGCATGCCGTACTGGAAGTTCTTCACCGCCAACGTGCTCGGCGGCATCGTCTGGGCGGGCGGCACCACCGCCGTCATCTACTACATCGGCGTGGTCGCCGAGGACTGGCTGAAGCGGTTCTCGTACGTCGGTCTCGGCATCGCGGTGCTCATCGGCATCGGCTCGATGCTGCTGGTCAAGCGGCGGGCGAAGAAGGCCGCAGAGGAGCACGCGGCGAGCGAGGCCGCGGCCGCGTAG
- the tuf gene encoding elongation factor Tu, translating into MSKTAYVRTKPHLNIGTMGHVDHGKTTLTAAITKVLSERGTGTFVPFDRIDRAPEEAQRGITINIAHVEYETDTRHYAHVDMPGHADYVKNMVTGAAQLDGAILVVSALDGIMPQTAEHVLLARQVGVDHIVVALNKADAADEELADLVELEVRDLLSAHGYGGDSAPVVRVSGLRALTGDPRWTAAIEALLDAVDTYVPMPERYVDAPFLLPVENVLTITGRGTVVTGAVERGTVRVGDRVDVLGGLGADTETVVTGLETFGKPMESAQAGDNVALLLRGVPRDAVRRGHVVAAPGSVRPSRRFTARVYVLSAREGGRTTPVATGYRPQFYLRTADVVGDIDLGETAVARPGDTVTLTVELGRDVPLEPGLGFAIREGGRTVGAGTVTAVA; encoded by the coding sequence ATGTCCAAGACCGCTTACGTCCGTACGAAGCCGCATCTGAACATCGGCACGATGGGCCACGTCGACCACGGCAAGACCACCCTGACCGCCGCCATCACCAAGGTGCTCAGCGAGCGCGGCACCGGCACGTTCGTGCCCTTCGACCGCATCGACCGCGCGCCCGAGGAGGCGCAGCGCGGCATCACCATCAACATCGCGCACGTCGAGTACGAGACCGACACGCGGCACTACGCGCACGTGGACATGCCCGGTCACGCCGACTACGTCAAGAACATGGTGACGGGCGCGGCCCAGCTCGACGGCGCCATCCTCGTGGTGTCGGCGCTCGACGGGATCATGCCGCAGACCGCCGAGCACGTGCTCCTCGCCCGCCAGGTCGGCGTCGACCACATCGTCGTGGCGCTGAACAAGGCCGACGCCGCTGACGAGGAGCTCGCCGACCTCGTGGAGCTGGAGGTGCGCGACCTGCTGTCCGCGCACGGGTACGGGGGCGACTCCGCGCCCGTGGTCCGGGTCTCGGGCCTCAGGGCGCTGACGGGCGACCCCCGCTGGACCGCGGCGATCGAGGCGCTGCTCGACGCCGTGGACACGTACGTGCCGATGCCGGAGCGCTATGTCGACGCGCCGTTCCTGCTGCCGGTGGAGAACGTCCTGACGATCACCGGCCGCGGCACGGTCGTCACGGGCGCCGTCGAGCGCGGCACGGTCCGCGTCGGCGACCGCGTCGACGTCCTCGGTGGCCTCGGCGCCGACACGGAGACGGTCGTCACCGGCCTGGAGACGTTCGGCAAGCCCATGGAGTCCGCGCAGGCCGGTGACAACGTGGCGCTGCTGCTGCGCGGCGTGCCGCGCGACGCCGTCCGCCGCGGGCACGTGGTCGCCGCGCCCGGCAGCGTCCGGCCGAGCCGCCGCTTCACCGCGCGGGTGTACGTCCTCTCGGCCCGCGAGGGCGGTCGTACGACACCGGTGGCGACCGGCTACCGGCCGCAGTTCTACCTCCGCACCGCGGACGTGGTCGGCGACATCGACCTCGGCGAGACCGCCGTGGCCCGCCCCGGTGACACGGTCACCCTGACCGTGGAGCTCGGGCGGGACGTCCCGCTGGAGCCGGGGCTCGGCTTCGCGATCCGCGAGGGCGGGCGGACGGTGGGCGCCGGCACGGTGACGGCTGTCGCCTGA
- a CDS encoding DMT family transporter, translated as MTALFALATSLLWGLADFGGGLLTRRVPALTVVVASQCVAVAVLGVVVVATGAWTEWGPQLWFAVGAGLVGPVAMLSFYKALALGPMGVVSPLGSLGVVVPVGVGLFLGERPGPAQFAGIAVAVVGIVLAGGPELRGAPVQRRAVLLTLLAAFGFGAVMALIAEASTSVTGLFLALFVQRVTNVLAGGTALYVSVRRGGAALPEGGGMQLVLAALPALAFVGLADVAANGTYAMAARGGPVTVAAVLASLYPVVTALAARGVLKERLRGVQAAGAGLALVGTVLLATG; from the coding sequence CTGACAGCACTGTTCGCCCTGGCCACGAGCCTGCTGTGGGGCCTCGCCGACTTCGGTGGCGGACTGCTGACCCGGCGCGTCCCCGCGCTGACGGTGGTCGTGGCGTCCCAGTGCGTCGCGGTGGCCGTCCTCGGGGTCGTGGTGGTCGCGACCGGCGCGTGGACCGAGTGGGGCCCGCAGCTGTGGTTCGCCGTCGGCGCGGGCCTGGTGGGACCGGTCGCGATGCTCTCCTTCTACAAGGCACTCGCGCTCGGCCCGATGGGCGTGGTCTCGCCGCTCGGCTCCCTCGGCGTCGTGGTGCCGGTGGGCGTCGGCCTGTTCCTCGGCGAGCGACCGGGCCCCGCGCAGTTCGCCGGCATCGCCGTGGCCGTCGTCGGCATCGTCCTCGCGGGCGGGCCCGAGCTGCGCGGCGCTCCCGTGCAGCGCCGGGCGGTCCTGCTCACGCTGCTCGCGGCCTTCGGCTTCGGCGCCGTCATGGCCCTGATCGCGGAGGCCTCCACCAGCGTCACGGGCCTGTTCCTCGCGCTGTTCGTCCAGCGCGTCACCAACGTCCTGGCGGGCGGGACAGCCCTGTACGTCAGCGTGCGGCGCGGCGGCGCGGCCCTGCCGGAGGGCGGCGGCATGCAGCTCGTCCTGGCCGCCCTGCCCGCGCTCGCCTTCGTCGGCCTCGCGGACGTCGCCGCCAACGGCACGTACGCGATGGCGGCCCGCGGCGGCCCCGTCACCGTGGCGGCCGTGCTCGCCTCCCTCTACCCCGTGGTCACCGCGCTCGCCGCGCGCGGCGTCCTCAAGGAACGGCTGCGCGGGGTGCAGGCGGCGGGCGCGGGCCTCGCCCTGGTGGGGACGGTGCTGCTGGCGACGGGATGA
- a CDS encoding TVP38/TMEM64 family protein, with the protein MLDTAAAPPRGLAVRCTRVLLSPWSRLSLLVLLLAAAGTCVLLFEPQRLLADGWPPQLTGAAAVCVFAVAYGTCTVAFVPRPLLNLAAGALFGSQAGLAAAVAGTVLGAGASFGLGRILGQDALRPLLRGRWLKAADGQLSRHAFRSMLAVRLFPGVPFAAANYCAAVSRMGWLPFLLATALGSVPNTAAYVIAGARADTPTSPAFLLAMGFIAVSGLGAAAVAWRKRHRLRGN; encoded by the coding sequence ATGCTCGACACCGCTGCCGCTCCCCCGCGGGGCCTCGCCGTGCGCTGCACCCGGGTGCTCCTGTCGCCGTGGTCGCGGCTGTCCCTGCTCGTGCTGCTGCTCGCCGCGGCCGGCACGTGCGTGCTGCTCTTCGAGCCGCAGCGGCTGCTCGCCGACGGCTGGCCGCCGCAGCTCACGGGGGCCGCCGCGGTGTGCGTGTTCGCGGTGGCGTACGGCACGTGCACGGTCGCGTTCGTGCCGCGGCCGCTCCTCAACCTCGCGGCGGGCGCGCTGTTCGGCTCGCAGGCGGGGCTCGCCGCGGCGGTCGCGGGCACGGTCCTCGGCGCCGGTGCCTCCTTCGGGCTCGGCCGGATCCTCGGCCAGGACGCGCTGCGGCCGCTGCTGCGCGGCCGCTGGCTGAAGGCGGCCGACGGCCAGCTCAGCCGCCATGCCTTCCGCTCGATGCTCGCGGTGCGCCTCTTCCCCGGCGTGCCGTTCGCGGCGGCCAACTACTGCGCGGCCGTCTCCCGGATGGGCTGGCTCCCCTTCCTCCTCGCCACGGCCCTCGGCTCGGTTCCGAACACGGCCGCCTACGTGATAGCGGGCGCCCGCGCCGACACCCCGACCTCGCCCGCGTTCCTGCTCGCGATGGGCTTCATCGCGGTGTCGGGGCTCGGGGCGGCGGCGGTGGCCTGGCGCAAGCGCCACCGGCTGCGGGGGAACTGA
- a CDS encoding acyltransferase, translating to MPRNKNVFSSLAAWRRGVAQRAVHAGWAWVQRTGAVTARRPGRLEFGAIGEGTKLAFPQGTVFGAPWIRLGAHCIVGEQVTLTAGLMPDLDLGPDPILRVGDGVVLGRGSHVIADTSVTIGDDCYFGPYVYVTSTNHSYDDPHTPIGKQWPRMEPVAIGSGCWIGTGAVILPGARLGRNVVVAAGAVVRGEVPDHAVVAGAPARVVRTWCAERGWQPPLRTPAPVPIPEGITPEQLLALGDLEDLGRLGELTDAADTEGGA from the coding sequence GTGCCCAGGAACAAGAACGTGTTCTCATCCCTCGCCGCGTGGCGGCGCGGCGTCGCGCAGCGCGCCGTCCACGCGGGCTGGGCCTGGGTGCAGCGCACCGGCGCGGTCACCGCCCGGCGGCCGGGACGCCTGGAGTTCGGCGCGATCGGCGAGGGCACGAAGCTCGCCTTCCCGCAGGGCACGGTCTTCGGCGCCCCCTGGATCCGGCTCGGCGCGCACTGCATCGTGGGCGAACAGGTCACGTTGACCGCCGGGCTGATGCCCGACCTCGACCTCGGCCCCGACCCGATCCTGCGCGTCGGCGACGGCGTGGTCCTCGGGCGCGGCAGCCACGTGATCGCCGATACGTCGGTGACGATCGGCGACGACTGCTACTTCGGGCCGTATGTGTACGTCACCTCGACCAACCACAGCTACGACGATCCGCACACGCCGATCGGCAAGCAGTGGCCGCGCATGGAGCCGGTGGCGATCGGCTCCGGCTGCTGGATCGGCACGGGCGCGGTGATCCTGCCGGGCGCCAGGCTCGGCCGCAACGTGGTGGTCGCGGCGGGCGCCGTGGTCCGCGGCGAGGTGCCCGACCACGCCGTGGTGGCGGGGGCGCCCGCGCGGGTCGTCCGGACGTGGTGCGCGGAGCGGGGGTGGCAGCCGCCGCTGCGGACGCCCGCCCCGGTGCCGATCCCCGAAGGCATCACGCCGGAGCAGCTGCTCGCGCTCGGGGATCTGGAGGACCTCGGCCGCCTCGGCGAGCTGACCGACGCTGCGGACACCGAGGGCGGCGCCTAG
- a CDS encoding DNA alkylation repair protein has protein sequence MSVTAPRSSLADTVLDRLTTSYAEAADPVRAAEMRAYMKDVAPFLGLASTERRDLARAVLAGTPRPDEADCAALALRCWRLPEREYHYFAVDYLRRHVKRCSSGFLPVARHLVTTVPWWDTVDLLAAHVVGGLVAADPELAAAMDEWSTDDDLWVVRTALLHQLRHKERTDSDRLFAYCARQAGHPDFFVRKAIGWSLREYAKTDPDAVRAFVERHRAALSPLSVREALKNIGG, from the coding sequence ATGAGCGTCACAGCGCCGCGCAGTTCCCTGGCCGACACGGTCCTTGACCGGCTCACCACGAGCTACGCGGAGGCGGCCGATCCGGTCCGGGCCGCGGAGATGCGCGCGTACATGAAAGACGTCGCGCCGTTCCTCGGCCTCGCCTCCACGGAGCGCCGGGACCTCGCGCGGGCCGTGCTCGCGGGCACCCCGCGCCCCGACGAGGCCGACTGCGCGGCGCTCGCGCTGCGGTGCTGGCGGCTGCCCGAGCGCGAGTACCACTACTTCGCGGTCGACTACCTGCGGCGGCACGTGAAGCGCTGCTCGTCCGGCTTCCTGCCGGTGGCCCGGCACCTGGTGACGACCGTCCCCTGGTGGGACACCGTCGACCTGCTGGCCGCGCACGTCGTCGGCGGCCTCGTCGCCGCCGACCCGGAGCTCGCCGCCGCCATGGACGAGTGGAGCACGGACGACGACCTCTGGGTGGTGCGCACCGCCCTGCTCCACCAGCTGCGCCACAAGGAGCGGACGGACTCCGACCGCCTCTTCGCGTACTGCGCGCGGCAGGCCGGGCACCCCGACTTCTTCGTCCGCAAGGCCATCGGCTGGAGCCTGCGCGAGTACGCCAAGACCGATCCGGACGCGGTACGGGCCTTCGTCGAGCGCCACCGCGCCGCGCTGTCGCCGCTCTCCGTGCGCGAGGCCTTGAAGAACATCGGCGGCTGA
- a CDS encoding gamma carbonic anhydrase family protein, with translation MSHQALVMGIGGKDPRIDPEAFTAPTSVVIGDVTLHAGASTWYGAVLRADCGPIEIGADSNIQDNCSLHVDPGFPVTIGERVSVGHNAVVHGCTVEDDCLIGMGATVLNGAVIGAGSLVAAQALVPQGMRVPPGSLVAGVPAKVKRPLTEEERAGISLNGAMYVELAKAHRAAHAQEG, from the coding sequence ATGAGTCACCAGGCACTCGTCATGGGCATCGGCGGCAAGGACCCCCGGATCGACCCGGAGGCGTTCACCGCGCCCACGTCCGTGGTGATCGGTGACGTGACGCTGCACGCGGGCGCGAGCACCTGGTACGGCGCGGTCCTGCGCGCCGACTGCGGGCCCATCGAGATCGGCGCCGACAGCAACATCCAGGACAACTGCAGCCTGCACGTGGACCCCGGCTTCCCGGTCACCATCGGGGAGCGGGTCTCGGTCGGCCACAACGCCGTCGTGCACGGCTGCACCGTCGAGGACGACTGCCTCATCGGCATGGGCGCGACCGTCCTCAACGGCGCCGTGATCGGCGCCGGTTCGCTCGTCGCCGCCCAGGCCCTGGTGCCGCAGGGCATGCGGGTGCCGCCGGGCTCGCTCGTGGCGGGCGTACCCGCCAAGGTGAAGCGGCCGCTCACCGAGGAGGAGCGCGCGGGCATCTCGCTCAACGGCGCGATGTACGTGGAGCTCGCGAAGGCCCACCGCGCCGCGCACGCCCAGGAGGGCTGA
- a CDS encoding helix-turn-helix domain-containing protein — translation MADTLALVGEKYSLLVLREAFLGARRFDQLARNTGAPRDVLTARLRRLVDAGILEKVRYSERPQRFEYRPTPAGLELESVLMTLMAWGDRHLHPDDDRPMIVEHACGHTLAPLVTCAHCGAEVRHEDLTAHPQAPGWTVTGPAGV, via the coding sequence ATCGCCGACACCCTCGCCCTGGTCGGCGAGAAGTACTCCCTGCTCGTCCTGCGCGAGGCCTTCCTCGGCGCCCGGCGCTTCGACCAGCTGGCCCGCAACACGGGCGCCCCGCGCGACGTCCTGACCGCACGGCTGCGCCGCCTGGTCGACGCGGGCATCCTGGAGAAGGTCCGCTACAGCGAGCGCCCCCAGCGCTTCGAGTACCGGCCGACGCCCGCGGGCCTGGAACTGGAGTCCGTCCTGATGACCCTGATGGCCTGGGGCGACCGCCATCTGCACCCCGACGACGACCGCCCCATGATCGTCGAGCACGCCTGCGGGCACACGCTCGCACCCTTGGTCACCTGCGCCCACTGCGGCGCCGAGGTCCGCCACGAGGACCTGACAGCGCATCCGCAGGCACCGGGGTGGACGGTGACGGGGCCTGCGGGGGTGTGA
- a CDS encoding XRE family transcriptional regulator yields MSDLDQLTQSLARNLKRWRGERGFTLDALAARSGVSRGMIIQIEQARTNPSVGITVKLADALGISITTLLDYEQGPHVRVVPPEQMVRMWSTDEGSSTTLLVGAEARGPFELWSWHLMPGDGSDSDAHPPGTIELLHVRAGELTLVVDGAEHLVPAGSSATFEANVPHGYHNKGAEPVEMTMSVAVPPAHAGSY; encoded by the coding sequence GTGTCGGATCTCGACCAGCTCACGCAGTCGCTCGCGCGGAACCTGAAGCGCTGGCGCGGCGAGAGGGGCTTCACGCTCGACGCCCTCGCGGCCCGCTCCGGGGTCAGCCGCGGCATGATCATCCAGATCGAGCAGGCCCGCACCAACCCCAGCGTCGGCATCACCGTGAAGCTCGCCGACGCCCTCGGCATCAGCATCACCACGCTGCTCGACTACGAGCAGGGGCCGCACGTGCGCGTCGTACCGCCCGAGCAGATGGTGCGGATGTGGTCCACCGACGAGGGCTCCAGCACCACGCTGCTCGTCGGCGCCGAGGCGCGCGGCCCCTTCGAGCTGTGGTCGTGGCACCTGATGCCCGGCGACGGCAGCGACTCCGACGCGCATCCGCCCGGCACCATCGAGCTGCTGCACGTACGGGCCGGTGAGCTCACCCTCGTCGTGGACGGTGCGGAGCACCTCGTGCCCGCCGGGTCCTCGGCGACCTTCGAGGCCAACGTCCCGCACGGCTACCACAACAAGGGCGCCGAGCCGGTGGAGATGACCATGTCGGTGGCGGTGCCGCCCGCGCACGCCGGGTCGTACTGA
- a CDS encoding DUF4442 domain-containing protein encodes MSADQMSIGEMLAATVPMARTLNLEFLETTPERAVVELPDQAEYHNHVGGPHAGAMFTLGESASGAIVLAAFGDQLSRAVPLAVSADIAYKKLAMGRVKATATLGRPVADVVAELDAGRRPEFRVAIALTREDGAVTGEMSVTWTLRPNEPK; translated from the coding sequence ATGAGCGCAGACCAGATGTCGATCGGCGAGATGCTCGCCGCCACCGTGCCCATGGCCCGGACCCTCAACCTGGAGTTCCTGGAGACGACCCCCGAGCGGGCCGTGGTCGAGCTGCCGGACCAGGCGGAGTACCACAACCACGTGGGCGGGCCGCACGCCGGCGCGATGTTCACCCTGGGGGAGTCCGCGAGCGGGGCCATCGTGCTCGCCGCGTTCGGGGACCAGCTCTCGCGGGCCGTGCCGCTCGCGGTGTCCGCGGACATCGCGTACAAGAAGCTCGCGATGGGCAGGGTCAAGGCCACCGCGACGCTGGGGCGCCCGGTCGCGGACGTCGTTGCCGAGCTCGACGCGGGGCGGCGCCCCGAGTTCCGCGTGGCCATCGCCCTCACCCGCGAGGACGGCGCCGTGACCGGCGAGATGTCCGTGACCTGGACCCTGCGGCCCAACGAGCCGAAGTAG
- a CDS encoding DUF6234 family protein — MDLPIAPPAHDASVRTRADTGPDVGAAVGLLAAQVLVLAGILAAWIASGLTFDPAVRAEFDRLDGYLVASACVGGLALLATGVAVRVRAPVTAWSQGFMAVVIAVAVLAGFSYQRHEDEVRRPAPVWTGQVGCRSGGDSHECASTGG; from the coding sequence ATGGACCTGCCGATCGCGCCGCCCGCCCACGACGCCTCCGTCCGCACCCGCGCCGACACCGGGCCCGACGTCGGCGCGGCCGTCGGGCTCCTCGCGGCCCAAGTGCTCGTCCTCGCCGGGATCCTGGCGGCGTGGATAGCGAGCGGCCTCACCTTCGACCCCGCCGTCCGCGCCGAGTTCGACCGGCTCGACGGCTATCTCGTCGCCTCCGCCTGCGTGGGCGGTCTCGCGCTGCTCGCCACCGGTGTGGCGGTCCGGGTGCGGGCTCCGGTGACCGCGTGGAGCCAGGGGTTCATGGCCGTGGTGATCGCCGTGGCGGTCCTCGCCGGGTTCTCGTACCAGCGGCACGAGGACGAGGTGCGGCGGCCCGCGCCCGTGTGGACGGGGCAGGTCGGCTGCCGCAGCGGCGGGGACAGCCACGAGTGCGCGTCCACGGGCGGCTGA
- a CDS encoding fused MFS/spermidine synthase: MPVTRVVDHGTAKLLPDVDRDRAWLLTVDGAPQSYVDLDAPTHLEFEYARRLAHVLDTLAAPGLPLDAVHLGGGALTLPRYLAATRPGSRQDVVEADLALLRLVVEKLPLPQEPGIRLHGTDARAWLEAAPADSADVVVGDVFGGSRVPAHLTSDAYARAVDRVLRADGVYAANLADGAPFDFLRSQLATFAERFAELALIAEPALLRGRRFGNAVLVASHGPLDVEALVRRARADVFPARVVHGDELRRFVGPARGVRDGDAVASPEPPGGAFSVG, from the coding sequence GTGCCCGTCACCCGCGTCGTCGACCACGGCACCGCCAAGCTGCTGCCCGACGTGGACCGCGACCGTGCCTGGCTCCTGACCGTCGACGGTGCCCCGCAGTCGTACGTCGACCTGGACGCGCCCACGCATCTGGAGTTCGAGTACGCGCGCAGGCTCGCCCACGTCCTGGACACCCTCGCCGCGCCGGGCCTTCCGCTGGACGCCGTGCACCTCGGCGGGGGCGCCCTCACCCTGCCCCGCTACCTCGCCGCGACCCGGCCCGGCTCCCGGCAGGACGTCGTCGAAGCCGACCTCGCGCTGCTGCGGCTCGTCGTCGAGAAGCTGCCCCTGCCCCAGGAGCCGGGGATCCGTCTGCACGGCACGGACGCCCGGGCCTGGCTGGAGGCCGCGCCCGCCGACAGCGCGGACGTGGTCGTGGGCGACGTCTTCGGCGGCTCGCGCGTGCCCGCGCACCTCACGTCGGACGCGTACGCCCGTGCCGTCGACCGGGTCCTGCGCGCCGACGGCGTCTACGCGGCCAACCTCGCCGACGGCGCGCCGTTCGACTTCCTGCGCTCCCAGCTGGCCACGTTCGCCGAGCGCTTCGCGGAGCTTGCCCTGATCGCGGAGCCCGCGCTGCTGCGGGGGCGTCGCTTCGGCAACGCCGTGCTGGTCGCCTCGCACGGGCCGCTCGACGTCGAGGCGCTGGTACGGCGGGCCCGGGCCGACGTGTTTCCCGCGCGGGTCGTGCACGGGGACGAGCTGCGGCGGTTCGTGGGGCCCGCGCGAGGGGTGCGGGACGGGGACGCCGTGGCCTCGCCGGAGCCCCCGGGCGGCGCCTTCAGCGTGGGCTGA